From bacterium, a single genomic window includes:
- a CDS encoding B12-binding domain-containing radical SAM protein, with amino-acid sequence MSTVYKRFSGIYVDFVNDNFQHKPWSPCMPRDFNIGLRFIKRNVPEVELLEFPNWNEYKAKLAEGWDIVGFSLYQSEITEVERMIAEARRQGVREIWAGNYGALDPHIESLVDRTVIGPGENAVAELFGHRVPDDQIKHPLVIGNLSINHGKIKLINVAILYTRHGCPYKCVFCQAAAFGGGHSFNINEEGIENVLRKLKSMGIKYLLLFDETFGIDPVASDHITLLFARYGFHWFAMTRASIVLHNLDTWCERGLIATCIGVEVVSQQVLDTVNKKQKVEEIIEFARKTKEKGRIYRMINYIVGHENMDEADTLRDVRRLGEMGFDVFALSILTPFPKTPMWDQFESTYGIFDRDYRHYNTEHLVWNHPYITPERMRFLHREAHRILNRPFKTAGGILNRLILPRKQSTRLALDMG; translated from the coding sequence TTGAGCACCGTCTACAAGCGTTTCTCGGGTATCTACGTGGACTTCGTCAACGACAACTTCCAGCACAAGCCCTGGAGCCCGTGCATGCCGCGCGATTTCAACATCGGCCTCCGATTCATCAAGCGCAACGTGCCCGAGGTGGAGCTGCTCGAGTTCCCGAATTGGAATGAGTACAAGGCCAAGCTGGCGGAAGGCTGGGACATCGTCGGGTTCAGCCTCTACCAGAGCGAGATAACCGAGGTCGAGCGGATGATCGCGGAGGCCCGGCGCCAGGGCGTGCGCGAAATATGGGCGGGGAACTACGGCGCCCTCGACCCGCACATTGAATCCCTGGTGGACCGCACGGTCATCGGACCCGGCGAGAACGCCGTCGCCGAGCTCTTCGGACACCGGGTGCCCGACGACCAGATCAAACACCCCCTGGTAATCGGCAACCTCAGCATCAACCACGGAAAAATCAAGCTGATTAACGTGGCGATTCTCTACACCAGGCACGGCTGCCCGTACAAATGTGTCTTCTGCCAGGCCGCGGCCTTCGGGGGGGGGCACTCCTTCAACATCAACGAGGAAGGCATCGAAAACGTGCTCCGAAAGCTCAAGAGCATGGGGATAAAATACCTCCTGCTCTTCGACGAGACCTTCGGCATAGACCCCGTGGCCAGCGACCACATCACCCTCCTCTTCGCCCGGTACGGCTTCCACTGGTTCGCGATGACCCGGGCCTCGATCGTGCTCCACAACCTGGACACCTGGTGCGAGCGCGGGCTGATAGCCACCTGCATCGGCGTCGAGGTCGTCTCCCAGCAGGTGCTCGACACCGTCAATAAAAAGCAGAAGGTGGAGGAGATAATCGAGTTCGCGCGCAAAACCAAGGAGAAGGGGCGGATCTACCGGATGATCAACTACATCGTCGGCCACGAGAACATGGATGAGGCGGATACCCTCCGGGACGTCCGCCGGCTGGGGGAGATGGGCTTCGACGTCTTCGCCCTCAGCATACTGACCCCCTTCCCAAAGACGCCGATGTGGGACCAGTTTGAATCCACCTACGGTATCTTCGACCGCGATTACCGGCACTATAACACCGAGCATCTGGTCTGGAACCACCCGTACATAACCCCCGAACGGATGAGGTTCCTGCACCGGGAGGCGCACCGGATACTCAACCGGCCGTTCAAGACGGCGGGCGGGATATTGAACCGGTTGATTCTGCCCCGCAAGCAGTCTACCCGGTTGGCCCTGGACATGGGTTGA
- the pruA gene encoding L-glutamate gamma-semialdehyde dehydrogenase codes for MLPPFKNEPYVNFSEPGPRKKMEEALKLVESKLGRTYPLVINGEHVETHRTFDSINPGNTDQVVGTFHKCTAELAARAIESANEAFESWRRVPAEHRARYLLNAAQICRERLYELSAWMVYEEGKNWIEAYADTCEGIDFLEFYAREAIRYARPQELTPWPGEENDYFYIPLGAGVAIPPWNFPFAIMAGITTAPIVAGNTVCLKPATPAPAIAWQLVEIFEELNLPPGVLNFIPGSGGEIGDLIVDHPRTRFINFTGSMEVGTRIFERAAKVHPGQRWLKRTVLEMGGKDFMAADETADVDAFVEGVAVAAFGYQGQKCSAGSRAMVHEKIYDEVVEKLGRRVPKIVTHDPTEWIDGPAVNNHGPVITRDSYDKILSYIEIGRKESRLLCGGRPAQVIGRQGYYIEPTVFVDVPWNARVAQEEIFGPVTAVVKAKDFDDIVRIANSTPFGLTGALYSKKRENLERGRRELHTGNLYLNRKCTGALVDVQPFGGFNMSGTDSKAGGRDYLLLFLQGKSVSEKL; via the coding sequence ATGCTGCCCCCCTTCAAGAACGAACCCTACGTGAACTTCTCGGAACCGGGCCCCCGGAAAAAAATGGAGGAGGCCCTGAAGCTGGTCGAATCGAAGCTCGGCCGTACCTACCCGCTTGTCATAAACGGCGAGCACGTGGAGACGCACAGGACCTTCGATTCTATCAACCCCGGCAACACGGACCAGGTGGTCGGCACCTTCCACAAGTGCACCGCCGAGCTGGCCGCCAGGGCCATCGAGTCGGCAAACGAGGCCTTCGAGAGCTGGCGAAGAGTCCCGGCCGAGCACCGGGCGCGTTACCTGTTGAACGCCGCCCAAATCTGCCGCGAGCGCCTATACGAGCTCTCCGCCTGGATGGTGTACGAGGAGGGGAAGAACTGGATCGAGGCCTACGCCGACACCTGCGAGGGAATTGATTTTCTCGAATTCTACGCCCGGGAGGCGATTCGCTACGCCCGACCCCAGGAGCTGACCCCCTGGCCCGGCGAGGAGAACGACTACTTCTACATCCCCCTGGGCGCGGGGGTCGCCATCCCGCCCTGGAACTTCCCCTTCGCCATCATGGCCGGCATCACCACGGCGCCCATCGTCGCGGGGAACACCGTCTGCCTGAAGCCCGCCACCCCGGCCCCGGCCATCGCCTGGCAACTGGTGGAAATCTTCGAGGAGCTCAACCTTCCGCCGGGCGTGCTGAACTTCATCCCCGGCTCCGGCGGCGAAATCGGCGACCTCATCGTGGACCACCCCCGGACCCGCTTCATCAACTTCACCGGCTCCATGGAGGTGGGTACGCGCATCTTCGAGCGCGCCGCCAAGGTCCACCCCGGGCAGAGGTGGCTCAAGCGGACGGTGCTGGAGATGGGCGGCAAGGACTTCATGGCCGCCGACGAGACGGCCGACGTGGACGCCTTCGTCGAGGGCGTCGCCGTGGCGGCCTTCGGCTACCAGGGCCAGAAGTGCTCCGCCGGCAGCCGCGCCATGGTCCACGAGAAAATCTACGACGAGGTGGTGGAAAAGCTCGGCAGGCGTGTCCCCAAGATCGTCACCCACGACCCCACGGAGTGGATTGACGGCCCGGCGGTGAACAACCACGGCCCAGTAATCACCCGGGACTCCTACGACAAAATCCTCTCCTACATCGAAATCGGCAGGAAGGAGTCCCGGCTGTTGTGCGGGGGCAGGCCGGCACAGGTCATCGGCCGCCAGGGGTACTACATCGAGCCCACGGTCTTCGTGGATGTGCCCTGGAACGCCCGCGTCGCCCAGGAGGAAATTTTCGGCCCCGTCACCGCGGTGGTGAAGGCCAAGGATTTCGACGACATCGTGCGCATCGCCAACTCGACCCCCTTCGGCCTCACCGGGGCGCTGTACTCGAAAAAACGCGAGAACCTCGAGCGCGGCCGGCGCGAGCTCCACACGGGGAACCTCTACCTGAACCGCAAATGCACCGGTGCCCTGGTGGACGTGCAGCCCTTCGGCGGGTTCAACATGTCGGGGACCGACTCGAAGGCCGGCGGCCGCGACTACCTGCTGCTCTTCCTGCAGGGGAAGAGCGTGAGCGAGAAACTGTAG
- a CDS encoding tetratricopeptide repeat protein, with the protein MLTPEEAVRSLRLKVEWSGFPPLFPPRFVREERKKALLKCYRFLSEGKTTEAQDLLTALSAEVEDETNVAALLNLVAYCRMESGDHETAKGTYMQAMSAGQRLAHPGIQMDALTGISVTEASLGEYGRARHIVLHGIGISGAGDVVQLATLKRSLGFVERSANQHDDALGPLGEALRLFREAGDDVGAAWTHLDLGACHKRAGRFAEAAASFRSSVERFDALECKPGMSKAMIQLGAVEELRSNVEEGLEILNRALVIAEEADYKPGIALCLNNIGVILNRRGMYESAIEHFKRAHRIAGIIGDVSLASGSVNNLGNVYCDRGELDLAKESYKSAIQSQRHCRNEEILVGYLGNLGLVYLELGEFRKSATSLEEAVFLFSKGNNRFGEAVMLSNLSGVYIEIGKYRKGMGLCERALSIFRELDTPCAIAEALSNLGFARSCIGEHEGAEEALQEALKVLKGIEEPITLAQILVRKALVEADAGKLDGALTTMRKALGVYTKLGQANKVTYCQSILARLNGLLGKTEEAARFIGEAEPVLDRMPDSVEKLKCRLNLGAALRTTGDRRRAYDLLRSAYLGFFKINAAPGVAQSLGELGLLARETGNYPGAAAYLSAAVKTLGAFGGHPPEKEPLEAALGEARTALTREKQTPVAFDPANPPELGV; encoded by the coding sequence ATGTTGACTCCGGAAGAGGCCGTGCGCTCCCTGCGCTTGAAGGTCGAGTGGTCGGGTTTCCCGCCCCTCTTCCCCCCGCGCTTCGTCCGGGAAGAGCGGAAAAAGGCGCTGCTCAAGTGCTACCGGTTCCTCTCGGAGGGGAAGACGACCGAGGCGCAGGACCTCCTGACGGCTCTGAGCGCGGAGGTCGAGGACGAGACCAACGTCGCGGCGCTCTTGAACCTGGTCGCCTACTGCCGGATGGAGTCGGGCGACCACGAAACCGCCAAGGGCACCTACATGCAGGCTATGAGCGCGGGCCAGCGGCTCGCGCACCCGGGTATCCAGATGGACGCCCTGACGGGAATCAGCGTCACGGAGGCGTCCCTGGGCGAGTACGGGCGGGCCAGGCACATCGTGCTCCACGGCATTGGCATTTCCGGCGCCGGCGACGTCGTCCAGCTGGCCACCCTCAAGCGCTCCCTGGGCTTCGTCGAACGGTCGGCGAACCAGCACGACGACGCCCTCGGCCCCCTGGGCGAAGCCCTGCGACTCTTCCGGGAAGCGGGCGACGACGTCGGAGCGGCCTGGACCCACCTCGATCTGGGCGCCTGTCACAAGCGGGCGGGCCGGTTCGCCGAGGCGGCGGCTTCCTTCCGTTCCTCGGTGGAGCGGTTCGACGCGCTTGAGTGCAAGCCCGGCATGTCCAAGGCCATGATTCAGCTCGGGGCGGTCGAGGAGCTGCGCAGCAATGTGGAAGAGGGGCTCGAGATCCTGAACCGCGCCCTCGTCATTGCTGAGGAGGCGGATTACAAACCGGGGATCGCGCTTTGTCTGAACAACATCGGCGTCATCCTGAACCGCCGGGGCATGTACGAGAGCGCGATCGAGCACTTCAAACGCGCCCACCGAATAGCGGGGATCATCGGCGACGTGTCCCTGGCGAGCGGGTCCGTCAACAACCTGGGGAACGTCTACTGCGACCGGGGCGAGCTGGACCTGGCCAAGGAGTCATACAAATCCGCCATCCAGAGCCAGAGACACTGCCGCAACGAGGAGATTCTGGTCGGTTATCTGGGCAACCTCGGCCTGGTTTACCTGGAGCTGGGCGAGTTCCGGAAGAGCGCGACGTCACTGGAGGAGGCGGTATTTCTCTTCTCGAAGGGCAACAACCGCTTCGGCGAGGCGGTGATGCTCTCCAACCTGAGCGGCGTGTACATCGAGATAGGCAAATACAGGAAGGGGATGGGGCTTTGCGAACGGGCGCTCTCCATCTTCCGGGAGCTGGACACCCCATGCGCCATCGCCGAGGCGCTGTCTAATCTGGGGTTCGCCCGCTCGTGTATCGGGGAGCACGAGGGCGCCGAAGAGGCCTTGCAGGAGGCCCTGAAGGTGCTCAAGGGGATTGAAGAGCCGATAACCCTCGCGCAGATTCTGGTCAGGAAGGCGCTGGTTGAGGCGGACGCCGGTAAGCTCGACGGGGCGCTGACCACGATGCGCAAGGCCCTGGGCGTTTACACGAAGCTGGGCCAGGCGAACAAGGTCACTTACTGCCAGTCCATTCTGGCCAGGCTGAACGGCCTTTTGGGGAAGACGGAAGAGGCGGCGCGTTTCATCGGGGAGGCGGAACCCGTGTTGGACAGGATGCCGGATTCGGTGGAGAAACTGAAGTGTCGCCTGAACCTGGGGGCCGCACTGCGGACGACCGGCGACCGCCGGAGGGCGTACGATTTACTGCGCTCCGCGTACCTGGGATTTTTCAAGATAAACGCGGCGCCGGGAGTTGCGCAGTCCCTCGGCGAGCTGGGGCTGCTCGCCCGCGAAACCGGGAATTATCCCGGGGCGGCGGCGTACCTTTCCGCCGCGGTCAAGACGCTGGGCGCCTTCGGCGGGCATCCGCCGGAAAAAGAGCCCCTCGAGGCAGCCCTGGGTGAGGCGCGAACGGCCCTGACCCGGGAAAAACAAACGCCGGTCGCCTTCGACCCGGCGAACCCGCCCGAGCTGGGCGTCTGA
- the pnp gene encoding polyribonucleotide nucleotidyltransferase, producing the protein MSLRKEITIGQNTLVLETGRVAKQADGAVLASLGDSVVLNTACIDPQPREVDFIPLTVDYRERKSAGGKIPGGFFKREGRPSTSEILVCRMIDRSIRPMLPNSHNRETQIVGTAFSADPEHPTDIVAMNGAFAALALSSIPHEHILGAVRVGRIDGTLVFNPSNSELEKSQMDIVVSGSSGALVMVEGEAKEVPEEVLTEALEAAHAEIKKIIALIKEMVAEVGKPKQVPEEIAPDAEIAALVREMVGDNLFRAMTGAADKLARKAAIKEIKNDVLAELEERWKESEDKAHRLTQAKRILRELEREVVRGRVVTEGLRVDGRKPDQVRPITIETSFLPRTHGSTLFTRGETQAMVTVTLGTVSDEQKIETLTEEYWSRFLLHYNFPPYSVGEVRFLRGPGRREIGHGMLAERAITAILPNKDDFPYTIRIVSDITESNGSSSMATVCGGSLALMDAGVPVKAAVAGVAMGLIKEGDEYIILTDILGDEDHVGDMDFKVAGTRNGVTALQMDIKLDGLPTEVLKRALEQARCGRVHILDRMDEVLPVHRAELSPYAPRIQTLDIPTDKIRDLIGPGGKIIRGIIEQTGVSIDVEDDGHVTVASADLDALERAMKIIRGIVTDPEPGQVYTGKVVRIMNFGAFVEILPGKDGLVHISELEWGRVGKVEDVCKVGDEMTVKVTEIDSQGRLNLSRRLLLEKPEGFEERRRDDDRGSDRGSDRGGSGRGRSDRRPRRDR; encoded by the coding sequence ATGAGCCTACGCAAAGAGATAACCATCGGGCAGAACACCCTGGTGCTGGAAACCGGCCGCGTGGCCAAACAAGCCGACGGCGCCGTCCTGGCCTCCCTGGGCGACTCCGTCGTCCTCAACACCGCCTGCATAGACCCGCAACCCCGCGAGGTGGACTTCATCCCCCTGACGGTGGACTACCGGGAGCGCAAGAGCGCGGGCGGCAAAATCCCCGGCGGTTTCTTCAAGCGCGAGGGGCGACCCTCCACCAGCGAGATACTCGTCTGCCGTATGATAGACCGCTCGATCCGCCCCATGCTGCCCAACTCCCACAACCGCGAGACCCAGATAGTCGGCACCGCCTTCTCCGCCGACCCCGAGCACCCGACCGACATCGTGGCGATGAACGGCGCCTTCGCCGCCCTGGCCCTCTCCAGCATACCCCACGAGCACATCCTCGGGGCGGTCCGCGTGGGCAGGATTGACGGCACGCTGGTGTTCAACCCGAGCAACAGTGAGCTGGAGAAATCGCAGATGGACATCGTGGTCTCCGGCAGTTCCGGCGCCCTGGTGATGGTCGAGGGCGAGGCCAAGGAGGTGCCCGAGGAGGTTCTGACCGAGGCCCTGGAGGCCGCCCACGCCGAGATAAAAAAAATCATCGCCCTGATCAAAGAGATGGTCGCCGAGGTCGGGAAGCCGAAGCAGGTACCGGAGGAGATCGCGCCGGACGCCGAAATCGCGGCCCTCGTCCGAGAGATGGTCGGGGATAACCTTTTCCGGGCGATGACCGGAGCCGCCGACAAGCTGGCGCGCAAGGCCGCCATCAAGGAAATTAAAAATGACGTGCTGGCCGAGCTCGAGGAGCGCTGGAAGGAGTCCGAGGATAAGGCCCACCGGCTCACCCAGGCAAAGCGCATCCTCAGAGAGCTCGAGCGCGAGGTGGTCCGGGGACGCGTGGTCACCGAGGGCCTCCGCGTGGACGGACGGAAACCGGACCAGGTCCGCCCCATCACCATCGAGACCTCCTTCCTCCCCCGCACCCACGGCTCCACCCTCTTCACCCGCGGCGAGACCCAGGCCATGGTCACCGTCACCCTGGGCACCGTCTCCGACGAGCAGAAGATAGAAACCCTGACCGAGGAGTACTGGTCCCGCTTCCTGTTGCACTACAACTTCCCGCCGTACTCGGTGGGCGAGGTGCGCTTCCTGCGCGGGCCCGGGCGACGGGAGATAGGACACGGCATGCTGGCCGAAAGGGCGATAACCGCCATCCTGCCCAACAAGGACGATTTCCCTTACACCATCCGCATCGTCAGTGACATCACCGAGTCCAACGGGTCGTCCTCCATGGCCACGGTATGCGGCGGGTCTCTCGCGCTCATGGACGCCGGCGTACCGGTCAAGGCCGCCGTGGCCGGCGTCGCCATGGGCCTGATAAAAGAAGGCGACGAGTACATCATCCTCACCGACATCCTCGGCGACGAGGACCACGTGGGCGACATGGACTTCAAGGTCGCCGGCACCCGCAACGGCGTGACGGCCCTGCAGATGGACATCAAGCTCGACGGCCTGCCCACCGAGGTGCTCAAGCGGGCCCTGGAGCAGGCCCGGTGCGGCAGGGTCCACATCCTGGACCGCATGGACGAGGTCCTGCCCGTGCACCGCGCCGAACTCTCCCCCTACGCCCCGCGCATCCAGACCCTGGACATCCCCACGGACAAAATCCGCGATCTCATCGGCCCCGGCGGCAAGATAATCCGCGGCATCATCGAACAGACCGGCGTATCCATAGACGTGGAGGACGACGGCCACGTGACCGTCGCCTCGGCCGATCTCGACGCCCTCGAGCGGGCCATGAAAATCATCCGGGGCATCGTCACCGACCCCGAGCCGGGCCAGGTTTACACCGGCAAGGTCGTCCGGATAATGAACTTCGGCGCCTTCGTCGAGATACTCCCCGGGAAGGACGGCCTGGTCCACATCTCCGAGCTGGAGTGGGGCCGCGTCGGCAAGGTCGAGGACGTCTGCAAGGTCGGCGACGAGATGACGGTCAAGGTCACCGAGATTGACTCCCAGGGCCGGCTCAACCTCTCCCGCAGGCTCCTTCTGGAAAAGCCCGAGGGCTTCGAGGAGCGCCGGCGCGACGACGACCGGGGCTCTGACCGGGGCTCCGACAGGGGCGGCTCGGGGCGAGGACGGTCCGACCGTCGCCCCAGGAGGGACCGCTGA
- the rpsO gene encoding 30S ribosomal protein S15: MPLTKDTKSEIIAKFGANERDTGSSEVQIALLTTRITDLTEHFKLHPKDHHGRRGLLKLVSKRRHLLNYLQRTEEERYRKLITELGLRK; the protein is encoded by the coding sequence ATGCCTCTCACCAAGGATACGAAGTCGGAAATCATCGCCAAGTTCGGCGCCAACGAAAGGGACACCGGCTCCTCCGAGGTTCAGATAGCCCTCTTGACCACCCGCATCACCGATCTGACCGAACACTTCAAGCTGCACCCCAAGGACCACCACGGTCGCCGGGGACTGTTGAAGCTGGTCAGCAAACGCCGGCACCTCCTTAACTACCTACAGCGCACCGAAGAGGAGCGCTACCGCAAGCTGATCACCGAGCTCGGCCTCCGCAAGTGA
- a CDS encoding OmpA family protein: MRKLLLIVALLVVLTVSVSAKGTNPYGMAGQFKLWSADTIQQWGIALGLHFDIWAYYQEIQGSGYEWADTTDDYIADVYSRNPFDLTFCFFDWWEFSVTPTFAAHKVLDTEIEEIGLSELFIGTKFYPIYEDDNGYLPGMSLVLGFDLGSGIAQEDDLKTNFYDEALNWTTHGDTNIDFIYALSKHVGKNDLFSYHLNLGYRLTLGTYDLYEWMFDESTGDTERVVAMSDYPVPDYFLYGAGFEVKATDNFSFITDLVGKYAFAEQQKRDGRTYAVTDNWFQVVPGIRLSGDDFLYYDFAVALGVGKDNPWIEVITGFSADVNLVPRDTDGDGIPDDVDGCPEVPEDFDGFEDFDGCPDFDNDNDGIPDTEDECPDEPEDMDGYKDSDGCPDPDNDSDGIPDEKDKCPNEPETVNAFEDEDGCPDTPPVIYEGPKTLYLEGVNFEPNLAVMLVGSSRKLEEAARIMIENPFIKVQIVGHTTDRGDRTFLMQLSRDRAQAVVDSLVNDFGIERNRLTAVGKGPDDPMASNETASGREQNRRIVFEVVD, encoded by the coding sequence ATGCGCAAGCTTTTGTTGATCGTAGCGCTGCTCGTTGTTCTGACCGTCAGCGTCAGTGCAAAGGGCACGAATCCCTACGGCATGGCGGGTCAGTTCAAGCTCTGGTCCGCCGACACCATCCAGCAGTGGGGCATCGCCCTGGGGCTGCACTTCGACATCTGGGCGTACTACCAGGAAATCCAAGGCTCGGGCTACGAGTGGGCAGACACGACCGACGACTACATCGCCGACGTCTACAGCCGGAACCCCTTCGACCTCACCTTCTGCTTCTTCGACTGGTGGGAGTTCTCCGTGACCCCGACCTTCGCGGCGCACAAGGTCCTGGACACCGAGATAGAGGAGATCGGACTCTCCGAGCTCTTCATCGGGACGAAGTTCTACCCCATCTACGAGGATGATAACGGCTACCTGCCCGGGATGTCCCTCGTTCTGGGCTTCGATCTCGGGTCGGGTATCGCCCAGGAGGACGACCTCAAAACGAACTTCTACGACGAGGCGCTCAACTGGACGACCCACGGCGACACCAACATAGACTTCATCTACGCCCTCTCGAAGCACGTGGGCAAGAACGATCTCTTCAGCTACCACCTCAACCTCGGCTACCGGTTGACCCTGGGCACCTACGACCTCTACGAGTGGATGTTCGACGAGAGCACGGGCGATACGGAGCGGGTCGTGGCGATGAGCGACTACCCCGTGCCCGACTACTTCCTCTACGGCGCGGGCTTCGAGGTCAAGGCCACGGACAACTTCTCCTTCATCACCGACCTGGTCGGCAAGTACGCCTTCGCCGAGCAGCAGAAGCGCGACGGCCGGACCTACGCCGTCACCGACAACTGGTTCCAGGTCGTGCCCGGCATCCGTTTGTCCGGCGACGATTTCCTCTACTACGACTTCGCCGTGGCCCTGGGCGTGGGGAAGGATAACCCCTGGATCGAGGTCATAACCGGCTTCTCCGCCGACGTGAACCTGGTCCCCCGCGACACCGACGGGGACGGCATCCCGGACGACGTCGACGGCTGCCCCGAGGTCCCCGAGGACTTCGACGGCTTCGAGGACTTCGACGGCTGCCCCGATTTCGATAACGATAACGACGGCATCCCCGACACCGAGGACGAGTGCCCCGACGAGCCAGAGGACATGGACGGGTACAAGGACTCCGACGGTTGCCCCGACCCGGACAACGACTCGGACGGCATCCCGGACGAGAAGGACAAGTGCCCCAACGAGCCGGAGACGGTCAACGCGTTCGAGGACGAGGACGGCTGCCCGGACACCCCGCCCGTGATCTACGAAGGACCCAAGACCCTCTATCTCGAGGGCGTGAACTTCGAGCCGAACCTGGCCGTGATGCTGGTCGGCTCCTCCCGCAAGCTGGAGGAGGCCGCGCGGATCATGATCGAGAACCCCTTCATCAAGGTCCAGATCGTCGGCCACACCACCGACCGCGGCGACCGCACCTTCCTGATGCAGCTCTCCCGCGACCGCGCACAGGCCGTGGTGGACTCGCTGGTAAACGACTTCGGCATTGAACGGAACCGTCTGACCGCCGTGGGCAAGGGCCCCGACGATCCCATGGCCTCCAACGAGACCGCTTCGGGACGCGAGCAGAACCGCCGCATCGTGTTCGAGGTAGTTGATTAG
- a CDS encoding CsgG/HfaB family protein — MRKSAVICLLIAVAALAAPKLKIAFIGIEPSGVSASVAAGVSVSFRDALINTRRFEVVERERLEALMEEQGLALSGCVTTECFVQVGQLAGAQKVIVGEVAQVGGSYIVSVRMVDVYSGKVEQSLSEVSRSLEGLLTAANTLAVKLSETISVEGTVISVSGNTIKTDLGSQDGVNVNDTVYLVRLGKEHYHPETGLLLGRDIKELGTATITRILADELSEAVLKGSFSVVVGDKVRLAASPSGVPPVTVPPVETPTVEKPPEVRPSGAGRIAFNSSRDGDLEIFVMDSDGRNQTQLTNNTSWDSYPAWSPDGRRIAFSSDPTGEIEFEIFVMDADGRNQTQLTTEGGMYPAWSPDSRRIAFIIHSKRTYNMEVFVMDADGHNLTQLTEYAASMYGPAWSPDGHRIAFESVSTGKVGSEIFVMDADGRNQTQLTTRGGYCPAWSPDGRRIAFQSKRDGKWQIYVMDADGGNQTQLTNDSSADLYPAWSPDGRRIAFESNRIGGQGIYASWEIFVMDADGRNQTQLTTSGDNRNPAWCPVE, encoded by the coding sequence ATGCGTAAAAGCGCCGTTATCTGCCTCTTGATCGCCGTCGCCGCCCTGGCCGCGCCCAAGCTCAAAATCGCCTTTATCGGTATCGAGCCCAGCGGCGTCAGCGCCTCCGTGGCCGCAGGAGTTTCGGTCAGCTTCCGTGATGCGCTCATCAACACGCGCCGCTTCGAGGTCGTCGAACGGGAGCGCCTGGAGGCCCTGATGGAAGAGCAGGGGCTGGCGCTTTCCGGTTGTGTTACCACGGAGTGCTTCGTTCAGGTGGGTCAGTTGGCGGGCGCCCAGAAGGTGATTGTGGGAGAAGTCGCCCAGGTGGGCGGGTCCTACATCGTCAGCGTGCGGATGGTGGACGTTTACTCGGGCAAGGTGGAGCAGTCGCTCTCCGAGGTATCGCGCAGCCTGGAGGGCCTGTTGACGGCGGCCAACACGCTGGCCGTCAAGCTGTCCGAAACCATCTCCGTCGAGGGCACGGTGATTTCCGTTTCGGGAAACACCATCAAGACCGACCTCGGAAGCCAGGACGGCGTCAACGTGAACGACACGGTGTACCTGGTGCGCTTGGGCAAGGAGCACTATCATCCGGAGACCGGCCTGTTACTCGGCCGCGACATAAAGGAACTCGGGACGGCCACCATCACCCGGATTCTGGCCGATGAGCTCTCCGAGGCGGTCCTGAAGGGCTCATTTTCTGTGGTCGTCGGGGACAAGGTTAGGCTGGCGGCATCGCCGAGCGGCGTTCCGCCGGTTACTGTGCCGCCGGTCGAGACGCCGACGGTTGAAAAACCGCCGGAGGTAAGGCCGTCCGGCGCGGGCCGCATCGCCTTCAACTCAAGCCGCGACGGGGACTTGGAAATCTTCGTGATGGACTCAGACGGGCGCAACCAGACCCAGTTGACGAACAACACAAGCTGGGACAGCTATCCCGCCTGGAGTCCGGACGGCCGCCGCATCGCCTTCTCTTCCGACCCCACCGGAGAAATAGAATTCGAAATCTTCGTGATGGACGCCGACGGGCGCAATCAGACCCAGTTGACGACGGAGGGTGGAATGTATCCCGCTTGGAGTCCGGACAGCCGCCGCATCGCCTTTATCATCCACTCCAAACGCACATATAATATGGAAGTCTTCGTGATGGACGCCGATGGACACAACCTGACCCAGTTGACTGAATACGCCGCCAGTATGTATGGTCCCGCCTGGAGTCCCGACGGCCACCGAATCGCATTCGAGTCCGTGAGTACGGGGAAGGTTGGTTCGGAAATTTTCGTGATGGACGCCGACGGGCGCAACCAGACGCAGTTGACGACAAGAGGCGGCTATTGCCCCGCCTGGAGTCCCGACGGCCGCCGCATCGCCTTTCAGTCCAAACGCGACGGGAAATGGCAAATCTACGTGATGGACGCCGACGGAGGCAACCAGACGCAGTTGACCAATGATAGTAGTGCAGACTTGTATCCTGCCTGGAGCCCGGATGGCCGCCGTATCGCCTTTGAATCCAATCGCATCGGGGGCCAGGGAATCTACGCGAGCTGGGAAATCTTCGTGATGGACGCCGACGGGCGCAACCAGACGCAGTTGACGACAAGCGGTGATAACCGTAATCCCGCCTGGTGCCCGGTGGAGTAG